The Streptomyces sp. NBC_01439 genome contains the following window.
CAACGGGGCTTGGGAGCCGCCGGGCGGCATCCTCGAACGGGACGAACGGCCCGAGGAAGGCGTGCTGCGGGAGGTAGCCGAAGAGACCGGGATCGCCGTCGAGGTGGAGCGACTCACCGGGGTCTACAAGAACCTCACCCTTGGCGTGATCGCTCTGGTCTTCCGGTGCCGACCCATCGGCGGGGCGGAGCAGTTGTCCGACGAATCGACGGCGGTCCGCTGGCTGACCCCCGACGAGGTGGAGCAGTCAATGAAAGAAGTTTTCGCCGTGCGCGTGGCAGACGCCTTGGACGGCACGGTGCCGCACGTCCGGTCACACGACGGGGTTCGCCTGCTCGCGGCCTGAGGCCAAGGGAGAGTGCCCAGGGCTCGTGACGGACATGCCGAATGATCATGGCTGTGGCCAACCTCTGGCCAGCATGATCGGCGAAGGACGAACGTCGGAGCTAAAGGCGCAGGTGAGCGGCAGGCGGATTACGCCACGCGATCGGTCTTGAAAACCGTCGTGGCGCGAGTCACCGTGGGTTCAAATCCCACACCCACCGCCAAGCGGGCCGAGGCCCAGCTCAGAAGGGGTGCCACCGATCTGGTGGTACCCCTTTCTGCAGGCGAGCTGTCCCCACGCCTGCTCACGTGCGCACCGCCGGGCGGAGTCAGGCGTCGAACCAGACGACCAGGCGGACACCCTCGTCGCCGTGCAGGCTCGCCAGGGTCCTCATGACCGACCACACGGCACCCCAGTCGTCGTCGGGCACGGCGTGCTTGCGTCGGAGGCGTCCGATGCGGAAGAGGCGATCGCCGTCGGGCCACTCGGTGCCCTCGGGGTAGGTGCGGCCCGCGCGGTAGAGGGAGTGGGGGTCGGTGACGCCGGCGAGCCGGGCGAAGCGGTCGAGGCTGGTGTTCCGGCCGTGCAGTAGCCAGGTCCCGTCCGGACCACGGCGGTACTCATGGACGCATTCGTCCACCTCGTTCGCGGCCTCGTCCCAGTCCGTGGCCGCCAGCTCCGCCCAGGTGATCCAAGACGCACCGGTCGAGTCCGGGCTCCAGGACTCGAAGCCGGCAAGGGCCTCCGGAGACACGTCAGCGGGTAGGCCGCGGTCATCGGCGAGAGGGCGGAAGGACGTGGTGTCGCGCACGCCGAACAGGGACCCGAAGGCGATGTACGAGCGCCCGTTGTAGAGGTGATCGAGGTCGATCGCACCGTCCCAGCTGCGGTCGTCCTCGTCCAGCCAGCGATCCCAGCGGCACTCGATGAACCCGTGTATGTCTGTCCCCATGCCCGGCATTGTTCTTCGCCGGAGTAGGGCGTGCGAGGGGTTTTCCGGCCCCGCGCCGGTCGATGTTGACACGTGTCACCTTGGTGCGGTCACGATCAGCCGCAAGGCCGTGTGGTCGAGGGTGCTCCGACCCGCCGCGCGTGATGATCATCACGCCATAGTGGAGCCCAAGCGTACCAACGGCTTTGAGCCATATGGCCGGTTGACGTGCGTTGAGCTGTTGCGGCACTCTCCGCAGAGATCATTTTCTGATGATCATTAGTGCGTGAAAAAAGGATGTTTGCAGTGCAGATCAAGCGCAGCATGAAGATCGCGGTTGCCGCCGGCGCCCTCGTCATCGCCGGTGCCGTTCCGGCCCTCGCGACCACCTCGTACGTCGGTGGCGGCGAGTGGAACTACGGTGCGGGCACCGCCACTGTGTGGTCGGACTACTACCACGGCTCCAAGTGCCACGGCTCGACCTCCGTCGGCGCCTACATCGACAGCGACGAGGCCGCCAAGGGCTCCTGGTCCATCACCTCGGCCAAGGTGAAGCTGAGCGGCAACAAGTCGTACTACAACACCTCCTGCTGATCTGAGTCCGGGTCCCACGACCCGGCCTTGCAGCGATGAGCCGTCCGCACGTACGGGCGGACGGCTCGCCCCCCACGAATCGCGCTCCAGAAGTGCCCCTAGCTAGGCAATAGATGCTGCATCGAGGTATCAAGTTCGCCCACGCCGTCGTACTGGCGTTCTCCGCGACCCTCTCTTTCCTCTTCCTCCGGAGCCTCGATGAGGACTGGGCCCTCGGGCACTCCGCCGTCGTCTGGGTGACGGACTCCGACGGCGCGGCCAGTGGCTCGCAGGTCGCCGGCGCGATTGCCGAATTCGCCGCGAAGAACAACGCGACGATCGCGCGCGAGGTCCCCGACCTCAAGGATCCGTCCAATCGCCGCCACCTCTACCTCGCACCCGGCGGCCCGCACTCCGACTGGCTGAAGGGCGGCTATCCCGCGTTCAGCCGCGGCTACCACACCGACGTGCACCCCGTCGCGGAGCTGGGTCAGCGCGACCCGCGCGGTTTCTACTACGTCTTCGGACCGGAGTCGGCCGCTGCCTCACTGACCCGATCCCTTGACGACCTCGGGCTCGTCGCCTCCGTCAACCAGCCCTTCTCCTTGGCGCAGCTGACCACCGTCTACGCCGACAGCGCGCTCTACCGCTCGTTCTTCGTGGTCGCCCTCGCCGTGGTGACGATGACCGGTGCGAGCGTCCTGCTCAACGCCAAGGCCTACGGAGTGCAGCGGCTCCAGGGGAAGTCGTTCGGGCAGATCCTGCTGCGCGACATGCGGCAACTCGGGGCGTTCTGGGCCGTCGCCTGCGCCGCGGTGTCCGCCGCGACCCTGCTGCTCCTCGGCCTCTACAACGGTCTCACCTGGATCGGCCAGTTCGCCTCGATCGCCCTCGGCTGCACCTTCGCCCTGAGCCTCATCGCCCTCGTCACCCACTGCGCGATGCTCTGGCTGACCTTCCAGACCGACGTACTGCGTGCCCTCAAGGGCGAGCTGCCCGCGCGCGCCGCGTCGGTGAGCGCCTATCTCGTACGGATACCCGCGCTCCTGCTCGCCCTCAGCATCGCGACGGCCGTCGTGCTGGGCGCGCAGGACGTGCTGGCCCGCCAGGAGAGCCGAGAGGCGTACGCGAAGATCGGCGATGCCACGTCGATCCGATTCAACGGCAGTCTGGCGAGCGACACCGCCTTGCGCAGCCTGGACGAGAACGTGGGCCCCTGGTTGCGCCAGGCCGACCGGGACGGACAGATCATCGTCGCCGGGCACCGGGACCTCCGGCTCTCGGCGGGCATACCGGGCCTGACCAAGGGCGACCTGCTCGTCGTCAACGAATCCTTCCTCGCCAAGCAGCCCGTCCTCGACGCGGCGGGGCGAAGGATCGAACCGACCGCCGCGGCACCCGACCAGATCAGGCTCCTGATCCCCGAGGGCCTCGCACAGCACACCGGCCGCCTGAAGGAGCTCACTCCGACGTGGCTGAGCCCGAGTGACCCGGGCAAGATCGCTCCCGCCCAGGTGAAGACCCTCCCGTCGAAGGACGGACAGCGTGTCTTCACCTACAACCCGCGAGGCAAGTCGCACGCCGCGGACAATCCCGGAGCAGATGATTCCCTGGTGACGGACCCCGTCATCATCGTGTTCCCCAACGGCGCGCCCTTCCTGAGCGACAAGGGCTACACCAGCTACGCCTCGCAGCGGAGCATCGTCTTCCACAACCCGGACGACGTCACGGCCGGCGTCCAGAAGCGGCACCTCGAGTTGTACGTCACCGCCATGACTCCCGTGGGGCAGGACGCCGCGCTGGAACTGCGCAAGGTGGTCGGGGACTTCCGGCTCCAGCTGTTCAACCTGGCGGTGGCCGTGGCGGTGCTGCTCATCACCGGAGTCGGCGTCTGCATCGTCCACTCGCGCAAGAACGCCCAGGCGATCTTCGCCCGCCACATCAGCGGCTGGACCTTCGCAGCCACCCACCGCCCCGTCCTGCTGGTCGAAGGCGTCCTCGCCGTACTGCTCGCCGGATGGGTGCCCTTCCAGGTGTGGCAGCAGAACCAGGACGCCGCACGGTACGAATCCCTCGGCATCCCCGCCCCCCGTCCGACCGCCGAATTCACCGGACTCGACCTCGGTGTCACCGGTGTGCTCGTCGCCGTCGAGGTCGCGGCCGTGCTCGTGGCCCTCGTCGTCTTCCACCGCCGGATCGTCAAGGAAGGGGCGACCGAGTCGTGACCCCCCACCTTTCTGCAGGAGCTTCCACATGATCGAGATCGAGAGCCTGTCCAAATCATTTGGCCCGCGAACCCTCTGGTCCGATCTCTCCTTCACCGTGGAGCGCCGCCAGATGCTGGCGCTCACGGGCCCGAGCGGCTCCGGCAAGTCGACGCTGCTCAACTGCCTG
Protein-coding sequences here:
- a CDS encoding NUDIX domain-containing protein → MTNATAEMPLHSVSVAGIVIRDDGRVLVIRRADNGAWEPPGGILERDERPEEGVLREVAEETGIAVEVERLTGVYKNLTLGVIALVFRCRPIGGAEQLSDESTAVRWLTPDEVEQSMKEVFAVRVADALDGTVPHVRSHDGVRLLAA
- a CDS encoding lactococcin 972 family bacteriocin; the protein is MQIKRSMKIAVAAGALVIAGAVPALATTSYVGGGEWNYGAGTATVWSDYYHGSKCHGSTSVGAYIDSDEAAKGSWSITSAKVKLSGNKSYYNTSC
- a CDS encoding bacteriocin-associated integral membrane family protein, which codes for MLHRGIKFAHAVVLAFSATLSFLFLRSLDEDWALGHSAVVWVTDSDGAASGSQVAGAIAEFAAKNNATIAREVPDLKDPSNRRHLYLAPGGPHSDWLKGGYPAFSRGYHTDVHPVAELGQRDPRGFYYVFGPESAAASLTRSLDDLGLVASVNQPFSLAQLTTVYADSALYRSFFVVALAVVTMTGASVLLNAKAYGVQRLQGKSFGQILLRDMRQLGAFWAVACAAVSAATLLLLGLYNGLTWIGQFASIALGCTFALSLIALVTHCAMLWLTFQTDVLRALKGELPARAASVSAYLVRIPALLLALSIATAVVLGAQDVLARQESREAYAKIGDATSIRFNGSLASDTALRSLDENVGPWLRQADRDGQIIVAGHRDLRLSAGIPGLTKGDLLVVNESFLAKQPVLDAAGRRIEPTAAAPDQIRLLIPEGLAQHTGRLKELTPTWLSPSDPGKIAPAQVKTLPSKDGQRVFTYNPRGKSHAADNPGADDSLVTDPVIIVFPNGAPFLSDKGYTSYASQRSIVFHNPDDVTAGVQKRHLELYVTAMTPVGQDAALELRKVVGDFRLQLFNLAVAVAVLLITGVGVCIVHSRKNAQAIFARHISGWTFAATHRPVLLVEGVLAVLLAGWVPFQVWQQNQDAARYESLGIPAPRPTAEFTGLDLGVTGVLVAVEVAAVLVALVVFHRRIVKEGATES